The following coding sequences are from one Geodermatophilus normandii window:
- a CDS encoding putative immunity protein has product MTVELSPDDLRAVARYAAESAREVLPLAESASPGDRRPRAAIEAAEAFAGGADRTVLQRTAGLAAHRAAAEAPTAAAREAARAAGHAAAAAYLHPLARATQVRHVLGAAAHAARAAEVAAGGDEAVGDEWVERARQRATPALVAVLRRYPAAPSGGNRASRLLAALDTALRA; this is encoded by the coding sequence GTGACGGTCGAGCTGAGCCCGGACGACCTCCGCGCGGTCGCCCGCTACGCGGCGGAGAGCGCGCGCGAGGTCCTCCCGCTCGCCGAGTCGGCCTCTCCGGGGGACCGGCGGCCACGCGCGGCGATCGAGGCGGCGGAGGCCTTCGCCGGCGGTGCCGACCGGACGGTCCTGCAGCGGACGGCCGGGCTGGCCGCGCACCGGGCGGCCGCGGAGGCTCCGACGGCGGCGGCGCGGGAGGCCGCCCGTGCCGCCGGGCACGCCGCGGCCGCGGCCTACCTGCACCCGCTGGCGAGGGCGACGCAGGTGCGGCACGTGCTCGGGGCCGCGGCACACGCGGCGCGCGCGGCGGAGGTGGCCGCCGGAGGGGACGAGGCCGTCGGGGACGAGTGGGTCGAGCGGGCACGGCAGCGGGCGACGCCGGCCCTGGTGGCGGTGCTCCGGCGCTATCCGGCCGCCCCGTCCGGCGGGAACCGCGCGAGCCGGCTGCTGGCCGCGCTCGACACCGCGCTGCGGGCGTGA
- a CDS encoding alpha/beta hydrolase: MSTQPSAPDTIVLIHGFWVTPRSWEHWRTHYEARGFRVLTPTYPGFEVEVEALNADPTPIAEVTLPQIVDSLAEVVGGLGSPPVLVGHSAGGTITQLLLDRGLGAVGVVLNSAPTEGVKVVPLSQLRSTWAVLRNPANRHRAVGLTEEQWHYAFTNTFGEEESRALYRRYHVPASGRILWNSVLANLMPGPQDAHVDYANDARPPLLFVSGGEDHIMPPAIQRSNAKHYRGDTVTEIREYPGYPHLLPAAPGWERIADEVLDWALAHATGARSPVAGAQ; encoded by the coding sequence GTGAGCACGCAGCCGTCCGCGCCGGACACCATCGTCCTGATCCACGGCTTCTGGGTGACCCCGCGCAGCTGGGAGCACTGGAGGACGCACTACGAGGCGCGCGGCTTCCGCGTGCTCACCCCGACCTACCCGGGCTTCGAGGTCGAGGTCGAGGCGCTGAACGCCGACCCGACGCCGATCGCCGAGGTGACGCTGCCGCAGATCGTCGACTCCCTGGCCGAGGTCGTCGGTGGGCTCGGGTCCCCGCCGGTGCTCGTCGGGCACTCCGCCGGCGGCACGATCACCCAGCTGCTGCTCGACCGCGGGCTCGGCGCCGTCGGGGTGGTGCTCAACTCGGCGCCGACCGAGGGGGTGAAGGTCGTCCCCCTGTCGCAGCTGCGCTCGACGTGGGCGGTGCTGAGGAACCCGGCCAACCGGCACCGCGCCGTGGGGCTGACCGAGGAGCAGTGGCACTACGCCTTCACGAACACCTTCGGCGAGGAGGAGTCGCGGGCGCTGTACCGGCGCTACCACGTGCCGGCGTCGGGCCGGATCCTGTGGAACTCCGTGCTGGCCAACCTGATGCCCGGCCCGCAGGACGCGCACGTCGACTACGCGAACGACGCCCGCCCGCCGCTGCTGTTCGTGTCCGGCGGCGAGGACCACATCATGCCGCCGGCGATCCAGCGGTCGAACGCGAAGCACTACCGCGGCGACACGGTGACCGAGATCCGCGAGTACCCCGGCTACCCGCACCTGCTGCCCGCCGCGCCGGGCTGGGAGCGGATCGCCGACGAGGTCCTCGACTGGGCGCTGGCCCACGCCACCGGCGCCCGGTCCCCGGTCGCCGGTGCGCAGTGA
- a CDS encoding helix-turn-helix domain-containing protein — protein MLLFDTTPLPRADRAEAFRAAMQEASAACRVEHGEEPAAMQARMQLFPYGTAALLATDATRFRMVRTARHVARDDAAVVCLAFQHRGRGEFAQLGHEQHVRDGDLMLVDTTAPYGFGCATGGGSRALLVPLDQLGLPVDVVRRATPRLRASPLHDLVRAHLQRIADDAPELSADPGAAALGAATVELVRALVVSAAGDGRHGPGVREDTLVTRVRAHVARHLTDPGLTPAAVARAHGVSVRQLYKALAAAGVSLEQEVITQRLEAARSRLSSPAGRRRSVAAVARACGFTDPSHFARRFRGAYGVSPREWQRAAGGH, from the coding sequence ATGCTGCTCTTCGACACCACCCCGCTCCCCCGCGCCGACCGCGCGGAGGCCTTCCGCGCCGCGATGCAGGAGGCGTCGGCGGCCTGCCGCGTCGAGCACGGCGAGGAACCCGCGGCGATGCAGGCGCGCATGCAGCTGTTCCCCTACGGGACGGCCGCCCTGCTGGCCACCGACGCCACCCGCTTCCGGATGGTGCGCACCGCGCGGCACGTCGCCCGCGACGACGCGGCCGTGGTGTGCCTGGCCTTCCAGCACCGCGGCCGCGGCGAGTTCGCCCAGCTCGGCCACGAGCAGCACGTGCGCGACGGCGACCTGATGCTCGTGGACACGACCGCGCCCTACGGGTTCGGCTGTGCCACCGGCGGCGGGTCCCGAGCGCTGCTGGTGCCCCTCGACCAGCTCGGCCTGCCGGTCGACGTCGTCCGCCGGGCGACGCCGCGGCTGCGGGCCAGCCCGCTGCACGACCTGGTCCGCGCCCACCTGCAGCGGATCGCCGACGACGCCCCCGAGCTGTCGGCCGACCCGGGCGCCGCCGCGCTGGGCGCCGCGACCGTCGAGCTGGTGCGGGCGCTGGTGGTGTCGGCGGCCGGGGACGGGCGGCACGGGCCCGGGGTGCGCGAGGACACGCTCGTGACCCGGGTGCGGGCGCACGTGGCGCGGCACCTGACCGATCCCGGCCTCACCCCCGCGGCGGTCGCCCGGGCCCACGGCGTCTCGGTGCGCCAGCTCTACAAGGCCCTCGCCGCCGCGGGGGTCAGCCTCGAGCAGGAGGTCATCACCCAGCGGCTGGAGGCGGCGCGCTCGCGGCTGTCCTCTCCCGCCGGCCGCCGGCGGTCGGTCGCCGCGGTCGCGCGTGCCTGCGGGTTCACCGACCCCAGCCACTTCGCCCGCCGGTTCCGCGGCGCGTACGGCGTCAGCCCCCGGGAGTGGCAGCGGGCGGCCGGCGGTCACTGA
- a CDS encoding MBL fold metallo-hydrolase, which produces MRLTHVGGPTLLVEVGGHRLLTDPTFDPPGRHYSFGWGTGSTKTGGPALSPGEVLPVDAVLLTHDHHADNLDDAGRALLAQVPVVVTTASGARRLGGGARGLRPWETTVLDGPGRPPLEVVATPARHGPPLSRPVVGDVVGFAVREPGRTDGVLWISGDTVAFSGLRQVAERLRVDVAVLHLGGVRFPVSGPVRYSMTGRQAAAVVRLTAPRVVVPVHHEGWSHFRQGREGAERDLAAAPEEVRRRVRWLDPGVAAEV; this is translated from the coding sequence GTGCGCCTGACGCACGTCGGCGGCCCGACCCTGCTGGTGGAGGTCGGCGGCCACCGGCTGCTCACCGACCCGACCTTCGACCCGCCGGGACGGCACTACTCCTTCGGCTGGGGCACCGGGTCGACGAAGACGGGCGGTCCGGCCCTGTCCCCGGGCGAGGTCCTGCCCGTCGACGCGGTGCTGCTCACCCACGACCACCACGCCGACAACCTCGACGACGCCGGCCGGGCGCTGCTGGCGCAGGTGCCGGTGGTCGTGACGACCGCCTCCGGCGCGCGCCGGCTCGGCGGCGGCGCGCGCGGGCTGCGCCCCTGGGAGACGACGGTGCTCGACGGGCCGGGCCGCCCGCCGCTGGAGGTGGTCGCCACCCCGGCGCGGCACGGCCCGCCGCTGAGCCGCCCGGTCGTCGGCGACGTCGTCGGGTTCGCGGTGCGCGAGCCGGGCCGGACCGACGGCGTCCTGTGGATCTCCGGAGACACCGTGGCGTTCAGCGGGCTGCGGCAGGTCGCCGAACGGCTGCGGGTCGACGTCGCCGTGCTGCACCTCGGCGGCGTCCGCTTCCCGGTGAGCGGGCCGGTGCGGTACTCGATGACCGGCCGGCAGGCCGCGGCCGTGGTCCGGTTGACCGCGCCGCGGGTCGTCGTGCCGGTGCACCACGAGGGCTGGAGCCACTTCCGCCAGGGCCGGGAAGGCGCCGAGCGCGACCTGGCGGCCGCACCGGAGGAGGTCCGCCGGCGCGTCCGCTGGCTCGATCCCGGCGTCGCCGCCGAGGTCTGA